The region AGGAGGCTGCTGGAAGGCGGGATTAAAGAACTGCCCGTTTGGGAGCAGCACAAGTGGATACATTTGCGGCCGAAACGTATTGACCGGATTTTGCATCTGCACAGACGAGGCCTTACTTACAGACTCGTTGATAAAACCCAAATTTGATGGCTTCGGGTTATACAAAAACGTTTGCTTCTGTCCAGCATGAAATTTTGACTTTCTGGATTTAATCTTCTGGCGGCTGACGAATTTCTGAATGTGCGCCGACTTTGCAGTTGCCAGTGGATAGACAAGAGCCATAGGTCCAGATCCGATCACCTGTTGATTGAATGTGATTTGAACATAAGTTTGATTATGCACAAGAGTCCTACGAAAACATGGCTTGATTCATACCGTAACGACGTCTGGAATggagcggagaaaagtttcgACGTCTCTGTGGCCGAACTGCCGATGCGGCACTTCTGAGCCCTCAATCTCCTTGTAGTCGCGACTTAGTTTGTGGATCGTCATTATATCCGGTGACGACACCAGCACAGAATGCACAATCTTCTTTACGAGGCTGAGCTGTTCACGTGTATCCATATTGAGAGCCAGCACAATAATTAAGCACAAAAACCgccaaaaattaaatgataaGCGCTACTATTGTTTACTTTAAACTTTACTTTCAAAGCAAAGCTGTTTTCCCCGTTGTTTTCAATGCTTTTGTGCCAGTTTTTAAAGGGACGCGCTTGGAAACTTTAGAAATAACTGGACTTCCATTCGAGGTTGCCATATGGTGTATTTAGTTAGGGCTGCCAGCTCATGTAAATTGTAAAGATTTTTTTATCTTAGTACTTAGCTAAATTCCTGGGTTCTAATACAGAAAGATGGTTTGTGACATCTTTATACTCTATAGTTAGTTAGTGGTTTTGTATATTAAGAACTACATCTATTCCATCAAATGTCTGGCAGCACCCAGGTTCCAAATATCGAAAGATAGATTATATCGATACTTGTTCGTAAACTTACGATATTTCAAACCAGgttaaaacaaatatattttcagtatatttacggtatatttttaagttGAGACAGAatgattaacccattgtaaaCCAAAGGGTGTTTTAATGTTCCATGATATAgaatatagatatagatatagttCCCTGCCAAAAAGAATTTTTGAAACCGTGTTtttgtcaaaacaaaaatcatgcatgtacttaaaagtagttaatcctgattaaaattgattcatcTGTCATACAAAATTATCTGGGCAAAACGgagagatctatatagctgggaatatttgacggaagaaagaataaccaggaattagtcgtcataaccggttgacaacaatgatTGCCGGCAACATTTGTTTTCATACCCTGGGGAAATGGATATGATAGAGTTGAgtaaatgtttgtcatcccaggctccgTAGGTATTAGGATCGAGATAACTATGCACAAAAGAATATcgatttgagaaaaggtctttataaatTACGTTTCGTCTTCATATCAAActaacgaaatagggtgtacaaaaCGCATCATGTCATCATTGCGAcgtctttttttgttgaactattttgtttaaaccttgttttagaaaaaatacaataaaagcaaggactaaaaattAGCCAGTTAAggagaaaattgattaatcaaTGGCATacaattatgtgggcaaaactaagggttttagttagccagctttattcaacggaatatcagaATTGAGCAATATGGTTTTCAATCCTTGACGTAGAATGATTAGCCCATTGTAAACCAAAGGGTGTTTTAATGTTTCACcgaaaatattgcaaattttATAACTTCAGGGCAGTttaggtgaaagatatcgagTGTTTTTTTTAAGCTCAGAACACAGATGGCATGGATCTAAAAGAAAAACTTACAATCCGTAATATTTTCCGTCTAATAGAGGGGGCTTATGTGGGCTAAGTTCGATTTCTTATCGATATACGAGACGTCAGACTTCTCTTTCTTTTAACTTCCTGTTCCCGAACGCTGCAAAATGTCGAAGAGAGGTACaaactataaaaataatccaaTTAAAGCGCCTTAAATATGGGCCATCCGCGTAAAACGAATGTGCAACGAGCATAAGTGTAGAGCAATGAAGTGGTTTGACTAATTATTTGTGCTTTTCGTTGTTTAGGACGTGGTGGTACCGCGGGAGGTAAATTCCGCATCTCCCTAGGTTTGCCTGTTGGCGCCGTCATGAACTGCGCTGATAATACTGGTAAGTGTGCATGAAAATAATACCGCATCCGAATGGCGTCCGCTAATGCCCAGCTTCTTTGTTGCATTCCAGGTGCCAAGAACTTGTATGTTATTGCCGTGCACGGCATTCGTGGTCGTCTGAAtcgtctgcctgctgctggcgtcgGTGACATGTTTGTGGCCACCGTCAAGAAGGGCAAGCCAGAGCTGAGGAAGAAGGTGAGTTTTTGCAGTGCAGTTTCTTCGATGCATGGTGTGTGAGAACTGTGCTGAGCTGCAAAGTGGAACCACTTTCAGTGAAAATGTTTTGAGCCGGCATACTAACGCACACCTTTCGTCGAATGCTCATGTggtttgatttatttgctgGTTACTGATTTGTGTCTCATGTTCTCTTGTAGGTAATGCCTGCCGTGGTGATTCGGCAGCGCAAGCCGTTCCGCAGGAGGGACGGGGTGTTTATATACTTTGAAGACAATGCCGGGGTCATAGTAAACAACAAGGGCGAAATGAAGGGGTCGGCCATCACCGGGCCTGTGGCCAAGGAATGCGCTGACCTGTGGCCCCGTATCGCATCGAATGCAAGCTCTATAGCCTAAGGAATTTCCTTACAAATAAACCCATAACGGAACGAAGTTTGTTTTCACTTAAGAGTTGTCGGATCTTTTATTCAATGGACTGCTGTCGCAGCTCTGGAGGATGTATTCGCGAGTGTTCGACTCTGCCTATTACTTGGGCGCTTCGGTGCGCAGCGTGGGCTTCGGTCGAGTCACCTCCATCGATATCTTTCCATTGGCGCCCTTGAAAAGTGCGTAGCACACCTGGAAAGTGAGCCCCTCCAGTGCATCGCCATTGAACTTGGTAATGATGTCTCCGCGTTGCAGCTTGCTGTCGATCTCTGGATATTGGCCTTGTACCTACAAAGTCAAGAGATTCTTAGTATTATAGCCTCGCACTATTCACAGCGTCTCGAGCACTCACGATATCCGCGATGGTGCAGCCAAACTCGTTgggcgagagggagaggccgAGCTCCTTGCCCGCCTTCTTCATGAGCTCCACGTTGAACTTATCCAGCTCGGGCGGATCGGCGCGAAAGACGGTGAAATTGACGGTTCTCTCGTAAGTCACGTGGAAC is a window of Drosophila pseudoobscura strain MV-25-SWS-2005 chromosome 3, UCI_Dpse_MV25, whole genome shotgun sequence DNA encoding:
- the RpL23 gene encoding 60S ribosomal protein L23, translating into MSKRGRGGTAGGKFRISLGLPVGAVMNCADNTGAKNLYVIAVHGIRGRLNRLPAAGVGDMFVATVKKGKPELRKKVMPAVVIRQRKPFRRRDGVFIYFEDNAGVIVNNKGEMKGSAITGPVAKECADLWPRIASNASSIA